Proteins encoded by one window of Mercenaria mercenaria strain notata chromosome 4, MADL_Memer_1, whole genome shotgun sequence:
- the LOC123550913 gene encoding BTB/POZ domain-containing protein 6-B-like translates to MSQSRVSRTSRATAKESQGRTPKPEETTPVPSANHSQGRNSELARQSPMSNRSPAGISRTPSADRRLLRALTVSPNTGEYKDDDDDDATPEPQYTARQSTQNRQSTRLSVNRTPTQSPYVEGSPNRVSATPSVQNGRTVIGIPSPVREGRGEDWQANKSVPQANNYMLKYEVACDVTFSVGDSKEEIRAHKYMLMARSPVLFKSLIKHLGNMDVRIGVPDMKPDCFRDMLQYIYTDEFDIHSDNVTTMLYAAKKFQLKGLTNLCFQYLDAEMHDETVSKIMEQAHIYNETGLYEKCLRYTLTNGNVVLRKPGFSELCSECVSRIIKSDDLRANEEAVFEACMTWANAECRRQKKQPTDEARREVLGKLLYLIRFPVMDVTYFTQKVSLGNLLSHDETLSIFQYFHGEEQQLPNRFSRNERNRFPRNIKDNTEPLMLSTRSPNMSCVRRFRSTEGQWKHNCSPDAISFTVTHPIVLYGVEVYGVASGKETYSLEILVYDDITREEIRRNKASVFTSSIKQTYEVYLTRPLRIPARRLFTVMVITKGCPTIKGVDGEKIHIVDGVQFEFSDSHRSHNGTNVSVGQIPGILFNKTQ, encoded by the exons ATGTCTCAAAGTCGTGTGTCTCGAACTAGTAGAGCCACAGCTAAAGAAAGCCAAGGCCGAACCCCAAAGCCGGAAGAGACAACCCCTGTACCATCTGCCAACCACAGTCAAGGAAGAAATTCTGAACTGGCAAGACAATCGCCGATGTCTAACCGAAGTCCAGCGGGAATTTCTCGGACACCGAGTGCTGATCGTAGGTTACTGAGAGCACTAACAGTTTCACCGAATACCGGCGAATACAAAGATGACGACGACGATGACGCGACCCCGGAACCACAATACACTGCCCGACAATCCACCCAGAATCGACAATCTACTCGCCTCAGTGTAAACCGCACGCCAACACAGTCACCATATGTGGAGGGCAGTCCAAATCGCGTGTCCGCTACACCTTCCGTACAAAATGGTAGAACTGTCATCGGGATCCCGTCTCCAGTGAGAGAAGGCAGAGGG GAAGACTGGCAGGCAAATAAAAGCGTTCCCCAGGCGAACAACTACATGTTGAAATATGAGGTCGCTTGTGACGTGACGTTTTCAGTCGGTGATTCCAAAGAAGAGATTCGAGCCCACAAGTATATGCTGATGGCCCGCAGCCCTGTCTTGTTTAAGTCGTTAATTAAACATTTGGGCAATATGGATGTGAGGATCGGGGTGCCCGATATGAAACCGGACTGTTTTAGGGATATGCTACA ATACATATACACGGATGAATTTGATATTCACTCGGACAATGTGACTACAATGCTGTACGCTGCCAAGAAATTTCAGTTAAAAGGTTTAACGAACCTTTGTTTCCAGTATCTTGACGCAGAAATGCACGACGAGACAGTATCGAAAATTATGGAACAGGCGCATATCTACAACGAAACTGGATTGTATGAAAAATGTCTTAGATACACTCTAACAAACGGTAATGTAGTGCTCCGTAAGCCTGGGTTTTCGGAACTTTGCTCTGAATGTGTGTCAAGAATTATAAAATCAGATGATTTGAGAGCAAACGAGGAAGCCGTGTTTGAAGCTTGTATGACCTGGGCAAATGCCGAGTGCAGACGACAAAAGAAGCAGCCAACAGACGAGGCGCGTCGTGAAGTTCTCGGAAAATTGCTTTACTTAATCAGATTTCCGGTAATGGACGTAACCTACTTTACACAAAAGGTATCCCTCGGAAATCTTTTATCACATGATGAAACTTTAtccatttttcaatattttcatggCGAGGAGCAGCAACTGCCGAACCGGTTTAGTAGAAACGAACGCAACCGATTCCCGCGTAATATCAAAGACAACACAGAACCACTGATGCTATCTACACGTAGTCCTAATATGTCATGTGTACGTCGGTTCCGGTCCACCGAAGGGCAATGGAAACACAACTGCTCGCCGGATGCCATTTCATTTACGGTTACCCATCCAATAGTTCTGTATGGTGTCGAGGTGTATGGAGTCGCGAGTGGAAAAGAAACGTATTCCTTAGAAATTCTCGTATACGACGACATTACGCGTGAAGAAATTCGTAGAAATAAAGCCAGTGTGTTTACGAGCAGTATCAAGCAAACGTACGAAGTTTATCTCACTCGTCCTCTGCGAATTCCTGCCAGAAGGTTATTTACGGTGATGGTAATTACGAAGGGGTGTCCCACTATTAAAGGAGTGGACGGAGAAAAAATTCATATAGTTGACGGTGTTCAGTTCGAATTTAGCGATAGCCATAGGAGCCATAATGGTACGAATGTCAGCGTGGGTCAGATCCCCGGTATTTTGTTTAACAAAACCCAGTAA